The genomic segment gcgtgtgtgctaagtcgcttcagtcgtgcctgactctgcgacgctatggaccatagcccaccaggcttctttgtccatgggattctccaggcaagcatactggaggtTGCAatgcccaccagggaagtccaggacattttatttaattcaaagaTTTTGACAGCCTGGAGCTTTTGGCCTTCACAAGTATTTATCGATTCAAAGGGTTTTTCCCTGGGAATACTAGCCACCAAAGGACCTTCCCCTCCTACTGACCCTCACCACATCCTAACCCTATCCCCAAGGCCCTCCCTTTTTTGACCCCATCTTTGACTTCATCCCTAACCTTCACCCCATCCCTGACCCTCAGCCCTGCCTTGACCCCACTTTTCAGCTTCAATAACAGAGCCTATAGTATCCCCCTTGCATGAATTGTTCAGGACCAAGGTTCTAATGGTCTGATTTGAAGCAGAGGCCCCACTCTTGTTGCCAGGAAGTCAGATGTCCAGTGGGGAGAAGACAGAAAGTGGGGTGACTTGGGCCAAGTATGACATCCAAACATCGGTGAGGGCACGGGGCAGCTGCTAACCATCCAGAGTCAGAGAGGTGGCTATTGAAACCACAGTAGCCGAAGCTGGGAGCCCTGGGCAGAGGGGGAACCCCAGAGGTGACATCACAGTTCAAGGGAGGAACAAAGCAACAGccaatttcccaatttggaaattaCTCACAGGCCCCGAACAAGAGTGCCAGAAAATTCAGAGATTTCCCAGAGACCAGCTTCCACATTTCCATTCAGAAATTCACCTACGTACATGCAGAGCGAGAGACACCCAGCATCAGAACCGCCCACCCACGGCTGTGTGCCAAGAGTGGGCTCCAGGACCAAGGCAGAGAGGGCAGCAGGAAGCGGAACCCTCCGAACTGGCCAAAGTCCAAAGGGGGAATTTTCTAGAAAGACATGGGGATGTCACAGAACGAGGGTCAGAATTGCTAGTGGGCCAGGTGGGGACACCTGGATAGGATGAACAGGACTGGGGACAAGGAAGTCTCGCAAGTTTTCTATCTGAGCACAGCGCTGTCTGGCCTCTCTGCCACCTGTTCTCCTCCTCCACCTCACCCTCTGCCCGGTGTTTCTCTCTCTATCTTAGTGTCTTTggtgttttctctttctccccatcTCCCAGTGACTGTCTCTGAGAGTGAATTAATCTCCATCCGTCTGTCGTTCCTCCATTTCTGTCTTGGtctctcccatctctctccctcctgtATGTTCCTCCCTAACCGTTATCACCCCCAGACATGATGCTATTCTGTGTATCGCTCTTATAGTGGCCTGTTTTCTTCCAGGAGAGTGGGCTTCATGAAGGCAGGCATTTTTGTCTGTATTGCTTTCTGCTGCGTCCCTTGTGCCTGGAATACTGCCTGGTTCAGGAAGTATCTGTGGAATGATAACTGAATGAACCGTCATTCTCATCTAAGTGAGGATATTAATATTCCATACCATcaagattattttataataactgtaaagcAACATGAGTTGTTATTTGTGATCGTGGCTCTTTACTGAGTACAAAATATAAACCAGGAATTGGACCAAGCGTTGTGGAGAAGCAGCCAATTCTGACTGCaggttggaactgtttctttgacccgctttttgttgcttttgttattataatcatacagaatggcccacctcagagaatcctgcccttctgcctgactgttaaaTTAAGGGtttaatttaattcattttaagggTTCAGTCCACCTACTGATGGCAcgaagaaatgaacacattccCCGCCTCAGGTCTGCCTTTCTGGGAGatgtttgcaagattaatggGTGTTTTACTTTGCCTCCTCACCTGCTCCCATCCgtgatctataaaagaacctggcaccCAGACcccataagatggttattttagaGGCACTAGCCTGTTTATCTTCTCATTCAGGCGGCACCTGGAGTAAaatctcttccttgcctcaatcCCTCATCTCTCATTCATTGACCCGTCCGGCAGCGAGCAGAGCCAGCTTGGACTCTTGCATGTTTAAGCCTTTACAGACAGACAGGGTATTGTTATCCTGTccttttttcagatgaaaaaactgaggccccAAGAGGAGAAGCAACTTGCCCGGTATGACCCCAGGGTGGCAGCTTTGGGGGTTAGGAGCTCAAGATCTGTCCCGTGATAGACTCAAATCCCCTTTAGAAAGCCGCTGAACCTCTTTGCCAGCGCCTCAGTTTCCTcggggctcagcggtaaagaccctgcctgcagtgcaggaggaaaCCCCAGCTGGATCCccggatggggaagatcccctggagaaggaaatgtctactcaccgcagtatttcttgcctgggaaatcccatggacagagaggagcctagcgggccacagtccgtggggtcaccaagagtaggacacgactcagcgattGAAACAACAACGGCACATCCGAACGCAAGTTACCGTCGCAGGCAACGTCAGAGTGTAGGAGAGGGACGAGGGAGGGGCAGTACCCGGCGCCTCCGGCTTGAGCCAGCTCACCCGAGCGCCCCCATTCTTTTCCTCGCTGTTAATCCGAACAGGTCCTCCCGAGGCTGCGGCGGCTGAGTGACGCCGGGACTCCTGCGCAGAAGGTGCGGAATCGGCACGAGCCGCGCCCACGTGGCTGGCAGAGCGAGCGGACGCTCGGCTGGAGGGAAGGAGGCCGGGCGCGCCCTGCCCAGGGGCGCCGGGGAAGCCGGCATGGCCCCTGCCTTTGTCTTCACTCGGCGGCTGCTGCCGCCACTCCTGCTGCCGCTGTTCTGGGCGTCCCTGGGAGCCGGTGAGTGACCCCGCGCGATCGGGCGGCCCGCGTTCCCCCTCTGCCTCCCCACCCGCCCGGGCGCTCGCCCCACCCTGAGTTGCTCGCCGGCCTTCGCCGCCCGCCAGCCCGCCCGCTCCCCTCCGCCCCAGTGGTGCAGGAACGCCGGGCCTGGGCCAGGCTCTCCTGATAGCTTCCCGGATAACCTGCCGGACTTCGGGAGATTTCTGAAGGGCAGGGCGGGCAGGCCTCCAGGAAACAGTAAAGCGGAAAGTGAACTTTCTCGGTGCGGCACCTGCCCGGGCATCACATCCGCGCACCTGCTCGCCATACCAGCGCAGCCTTCTCCCCAGCCCTCCGCAGCTAGCTAACAGCCACCGAGGATGCTTGATGAGGGGAAGGAGGGCAGCGGCAGACAACCCCGTTCTCTCGTTCCCCTTCGACCGCGTCTGGCTCTAGGCCGCGGCCATTCACTCATTTACGCATTCACCCCGCGcatgtttattgagtgcctactctgGGCCACGCGTTTCAGCTTACTGGCAGTATAGCTCTGATGTCTGACAGCGGTGAGTTCAAAATAGCTTTTGGCATTTATTgactgtgtgacctcaggaaaatgagctgagctccctgtttccctgaagtgtctgttgggggctgggaggaggaaggaggggagaatGGAGTCCCACCTACCTTGTAAGATGGTGTCTTGGAAACACCCTGAGCGAGATGCGCTGAAGAAAAACGCTAATGACCGTGATGATTCACACGAACAGTAATAATACTGAACACAGACTTGAGACCAGAGTCTCCTCATTTATCAAAAGGTCTCAACCCAGGCTCTGCCCCCTCGCTTTCTAGTTTACCCAGGCAGATAGCTTGACCATGCGAGGCTCACGACCCCTCTGTCCAATGAGGGTGAAAATCCTAGTGTTAGGAGTGTGCATCTCACAGACCTTGGAGAGGGGTGGAGGAGGACTGAGCCAAGGCAGCAGCTCAGGGGCCTGGCAGGTGGTGGAACTTGGGCCTGGCTATGCCGCAGGGTGTAAGCCTAGAGAAAGGCCACTTCACCCAGTGTCATCCTCACAGAGGTCTTACCATCAGAGAAGGAGACACACTTGCCCAGAGCCGCACAGCACATCCGTGGTAGAGCTGGCATTCGCTCCGAGACTAGCGTGCTCGGCTCACCCACGTGTCCAGACCGCGTCCTCCGTCCACACGCCTCGCTCCAAGCACCCCAGTCCACTATGTCCTGACCTCCTCTTCCTCGTAGCAATAATTATAATATTCACTGGTATAGAGTGCTTGGCATATGTCTTTACATAAATTTCTTCATTTAGTCCTCCCAACTCCATCTTAAGTTACAaccacccccattttacagatgaggagatggAGGCTCAGGGGAGTGAAACCATGGGTACAAAGGCCGCAGTTAGTGAGTGGAAGGATTGAGATTCAAAGCACTTCTTCTCGCCTTCTCCTTTATCCCAGTTATTATTAATAAGGGTGCATAGCATTGTGTTTATCAATGTGGATAAAAGTCAACACGTGTTGAGGATCTAGTGTGTGCAGGGACTCTAGGGAGAATGATTTTCATATGGAGTCTGTGGATTAGAGATCGGGAGTCTTGATTGAAGATggcccaggttcaaatcccaccTCTGCCACTTGCCCTCAGTGTGACCTGGAGCAAAAGACTGTGCTTTGGATTTCCCCTCTGTAAAGTGGGGCTGACAAGTGGTGCTTTGCCTCAAGGTGCTGCTTAAGGACTTAGGAGATGAGTGTAGCAGTCAGAACAGCTCCTAGTCTGTGCAGGCAACCCCAGAATGTTAACTGTAATTAGTCCTGTTTTACAGACTAGCAGAAAAGAATCCAAGAtgttaaggaatctgcctgaacCCCTCACAGCAGACAGCTGAGGGGATCCAAAACCTGGGGGCTATAATCACctcccttcttttttaaaaaaaattaattttggggGGGATGTGGATGCTTTTTAATGGTCTTTATGAATTTGTTGCAATCCTGCTTCACTTTTATGTGTTggctttttggctgcaaggcataggggatcttagctgcctgaccagggatcaaacctgtgcctcctgcattgggagtcttagctactggaccactagggaagtcccgtCAACTCCCTTCTTATTCTTGGACACCCCCTACAAACATTTTCCCAATCTAAGGCCACAAACAGTAATAATACTATTTTATTTCATGGATCCTAAGACGTTGAGTTTCTtcccccttgtgtgtgtgtgtgtgtgtgtgtgtgtgtgtgcgctcacatgtgcatgctcagtcactgagtcatgtccaactctttgtgacctcatgaactgtagcctactaggctcctctgtccatggaattttccagacaagaatactggagtgggttgccttttcctactccaggggatcttcccctcccagggactgaaccagcatttcctgcattggcaggtggattctttaccactgagccactgagaacCCCTTCTTCCCCTTCCCATACCTCTAAATCGGAAATGCTCTAACAGCATCCCAGTGCATCTTAAAATTGATGACTGGAGGTAACAGAAAAGTTTTGGATCTAGATAGTGATGTTCTCTGTACAACATCACGAATGTACTTAATTGCCACTGGAGTATATGTTTTAAAGTGGTTTAAGaggcaaatttaatttttaaccaCAACAcggatgcaatttttaaaattgatgatGCTGAGATAGAGGATATACGGTAATAACAACTCAAaggcgtggggtgggggggccGCAGGCGGGCAGTAAGGGCGGGACCCAGTGACAGACCCAGTCCAGCCCCCATCTCATCCTCACCCCTGAACCAGGACTGGTGCTCCGCATCCCCGTTCCCCTCAACACATGCACAGCCAAGGGGTTCCAAGCTCCAGGAGCCCTCTGCCCCATCCGGATCAGGGACACTCAGATGTGATCCACCCTGTGTTTCCCCGCagggaccaagataatcacagtgCTGGCCCCAGCCCAGGTGTCTGGTTTCCTGGGAGAAACTGTGACCCTGCCATGTAAACTGCACCCCCTGGAACACAATGTGACGGTAACACAAGTGACCTGGACAAAGCAGAGCCGGGCAGAGCACTCCCGCAGCGTGGCGGTCTTCCAccctgcccagggccccagcTTCCACGAATCCAGCCAGTTGGAATTCTTGGCTGCCAAGCCCGGTGAGAAGCTGCGGGACGCCTCACTGGCTGTGCGGGAGTTGCTCGTGGAAGATGAGGGTAATTACACCTGCCAGTTCGCCACGTTCCCTAATGGTGACAAGAGCGCTCGAATCCAGCTCCGTGTGCTCGGTAAGCCGGGAGGAGGGGGGAGCCGAAAGGGAGGGATGTGGAGTCGGATAGGGAGGTAGGCAAAGAGAGGGAAGGGCCCAGGCGGGAGGGAGAAATTCCGAAGGAACCAAAGGAGGTCAGGCAATGACCCTGCGGGATGCAGGGGAGATTAGAAGGGGGAGGGTGTCAAGAACTGGAAGAGAGTCAGAGGTCCTGGGGTGTAAGATCTTGGAGACTGTGGGCCAAGGGGATTGGAGGATCTGGGGATGCTGGTGGTATAGGGGGGAGTGGCTTATGCAAGAAGTAGGTGGGGACAGAGACTGGCCTGGGAAGCTGGGAAGCCACTGCCAGCTTGGGCAGGTGGATTCATCTTGAACGCtgctttcttcatctgtgaaagagGCTTAGTAATAATAGTTCTGCCTGCCTTCAGAAAGCTATCCTGAGGGTACAAGGAGTTCATCCAGGTGAACCGCTTAGAGCAGAGACCTATGTGGGCTGGGGATAGTGAGTCAGTTATTGTTACTCCCTTTGGTGaggaagtgagtgagtgactgcTCCGTCAAGTCTaactctagtccaccaggctccaccctgtgggatttcccaggcaagagtactggagtgggtggccatttcctgctccagggtattttcccagcccagggatcgaacccgtctcccctgtctcctgtattgcaggcgggttctttacccactgagccaaagGGAGAGTTGAAATAGACTAGGAGGGGAAGATTCTGATATCCAGGAGTGGAGGGCTTTCTCCAACTGAggtggcggggggcagggggatgCCCTTGGCATTGTCACGGAAACATGCGTTCATTTTTATGAGTACCAGAGAAAATATGACAGGCCTTCCTCTTGGCAACTGAGTATGAAGTCTCTTtgcctcggttttctcatctgtgaaatggagattgCTGTGAGGATGAATAAGAGCTCATGCTTCTTTTTTGCTTCTGTGTCAGGAACTGTTCTGGGCCTTGTATGAATGACTCAccattctccagggggtcttcccaatgcagggatcgaacctgggttccctgcattgcaggcagattctttaccttctgagccaccaggggagctcacTATCACTTTCTGTGTCAGGAACTGTCCTGGGCCTTGCGTGAATGACTCATAAAAGATTAATTCCTTGGAACAGAGCCTGACACATGCCCCCAACCAAAGGCATCTCTCATCATTTCAGAAAATTTAAGACTTCATGTCTTAGGATTTAGGATGAGAGTAAAACAGAACCGGTGAGTCAAATTAAAGAGAAATCTTGAGTAAGAAGAACACAGGTACTGAGGGAAAAGGAACCACGTGAAACCCCAGGTCTGGGAATCACCAGAATGGTTAAGAAAATGGGCAAAGTAGTTTTAGAGTCAGACAGACCTTGTGGGAAGATCTAGTTCTGACATTTATGACTATGGAAACTTGAGCCAGTCCCTCTTGTCTGAATCTCCAGAGCACAGCTCAGCCCTCCCCTCCTCCGTGAAGCCCTCAGTAACCACATCCCCGAGATTCAGGCACCCCTTCCGGGATCCCCCATCCCAGCCTTGCCCAGTCTGAGTCATCACTGTCTGGGGAAATCCGTCTTCCCTTCCAACAGTCCATCCCATGAAGGCAAGTTGGGGCTGTCTCAGTCCTTCCCGAGTCTTCAATACTGCCCATCAGAGAGTCAGGCACCGTATTCGATTACCAATCATAATTATATGTATTGAGCATGTATTACCTGCCAAGTTCCATTTTAAGAGCTTTACCTATAAATTCTCACCGCTGCTCATCCTCTCCTTATCCCCAAatgacagacaaggaaactgaggcactgacttgcccaaggccaccctACGGCTGGGCCAGAGCAGGGATTTGAACGTGGCCACATCCAGTACCCTCATCTCTGTACTCCCTTGCTGCTGAGATGTTTGTTGCATGACTGCTGGTGAGGCGTAACCTGTGTCTTTTGCTCCTCTTCTCAGCCCGGCCCCAGAACAAGGCTGAGACCCTGGACATCCCGCTCAGCCCAAACCCTGTGCCGGCGGCCCGCTGCATCTCCACAGGAGGTCACCCACCTGCCCGCATCTCCTGGTCCTCAGATGAAAAGACCAATACCACCCAGGTGCCGGGGCCCCTGCCCGGCACCGTCACCGTCATCAGCCTCTTAATCTTAACACCTTCCAGCCAGGTGGATGGCAGGAATGTCACCTGCAGAGTGGAGCACGAGAGCTTTGAGGAGCCCATGGTGCTCCCCATGACCTTGGCTGTGTCCTGTGAGTGGGTCTAAGTGTGAGCAAGGGCGGGAGGGGCTGCCAGACTGTCTCCACCCTCCCCCTGCCCGTGTCTCCACCCTCCCCTACACTGACTCCGAGGGGCACTTTCAACATTGCATCATGTCATCATCAGAGCTGGCTGGCTGACTAATGCCTTCCACCCATCCCCGCATGGTCTACACCGACTCCCCTGGGCCATAGATAACCCTGTCCTTTATTGTCTATACcagctgcttctttttttcccccttttggcCATACCAccaggtatgtgggatcttagttccctgtgccTACATGCATGCTgccacctcagtcgtgtccatctctttgcgaccccatggcctgtaccaggctcctctgttcatgggattctccaggcaagaatactggagtgggttgccatgccctcctccaggggatcttccccatccagggagtgaacccgagactcttatgtctcctgcgttggcagacggattcttcaccactagcaccacgtgggaagccccttggttccctgaccagggatcaaacccacgccctgTGCAATGGAAGCGCTGAGTCTTGaacactggactgctagggaaggaCCCTACCAGCTTTTTATACCACAGTTCACACTGCTCCCTGGGGGCCGCTGTCCACACGGACACCCCACATACGCTCTCTTGAGCCTGC from the Capra hircus breed San Clemente chromosome 18, ASM170441v1, whole genome shotgun sequence genome contains:
- the PVR gene encoding poliovirus receptor isoform X1, producing MAPAFVFTRRLLPPLLLPLFWASLGAGTKIITVLAPAQVSGFLGETVTLPCKLHPLEHNVTVTQVTWTKQSRAEHSRSVAVFHPAQGPSFHESSQLEFLAAKPGEKLRDASLAVRELLVEDEGNYTCQFATFPNGDKSARIQLRVLARPQNKAETLDIPLSPNPVPAARCISTGGHPPARISWSSDEKTNTTQVPGPLPGTVTVISLLILTPSSQVDGRNVTCRVEHESFEEPMVLPMTLAVSYPPEVSISGYDDNWYIGRREVALNCDVRSKPEPTGYNWTTTKGTLPSFAVAQGTQLLIHTVDETINATFICLVTNALGTNQANVTVLVRERPREQSQEHSYSAIYIILALVIPFVVLVVFLIFLYWCRKSRRNQYSPTANGVSYTAVAGNSQGPSTEGAR
- the PVR gene encoding poliovirus receptor isoform X2, whose translation is MSDSGTKIITVLAPAQVSGFLGETVTLPCKLHPLEHNVTVTQVTWTKQSRAEHSRSVAVFHPAQGPSFHESSQLEFLAAKPGEKLRDASLAVRELLVEDEGNYTCQFATFPNGDKSARIQLRVLARPQNKAETLDIPLSPNPVPAARCISTGGHPPARISWSSDEKTNTTQVPGPLPGTVTVISLLILTPSSQVDGRNVTCRVEHESFEEPMVLPMTLAVSYPPEVSISGYDDNWYIGRREVALNCDVRSKPEPTGYNWTTTKGTLPSFAVAQGTQLLIHTVDETINATFICLVTNALGTNQANVTVLVRERPREQSQEHSYSAIYIILALVIPFVVLVVFLIFLYWCRKSRRNQYSPTANGVSYTAVAGNSQGPSTEGAR